The proteins below are encoded in one region of uncultured Eubacteriales bacterium:
- a CDS encoding conserved hypothetical protein (Evidence 4 : Homologs of previously reported genes of unknown function), translating to MRVYPFPDKIASREELKRDLLYRKIPLQDLATIADRAWETGAAAARAALEEHPGESIYAVAAAEGLQVDHRDVDKVSGNVRYFSEYYSGRKTIFIYDASVRKWAAANGLTQDAAEELILSHEIFHHYECTRLGPTSRQYTVPQVELGPVRLGKAGIRALSEIGAHGFSYTWYEARGKLPHRERPDGPALRNHAVNSEEFQSRDTTKKIFEDNPVMRALSRKGRMKNGK from the coding sequence ATGCGTGTCTATCCATTCCCAGACAAAATCGCCTCCCGGGAGGAGCTTAAACGGGACCTCCTTTACCGCAAGATACCGCTCCAGGACCTGGCGACCATTGCGGACCGGGCTTGGGAGACCGGCGCGGCAGCCGCTCGGGCGGCCTTGGAAGAGCACCCTGGTGAGAGTATTTACGCCGTAGCCGCCGCCGAGGGGCTGCAGGTGGACCACCGGGACGTGGACAAGGTGTCGGGCAATGTGCGGTACTTCAGCGAGTACTACTCAGGCCGCAAGACCATTTTTATCTACGATGCGTCGGTACGCAAGTGGGCGGCGGCCAACGGACTCACCCAGGACGCGGCGGAGGAGCTCATTTTATCCCATGAGATATTCCACCACTATGAGTGCACCCGCCTGGGGCCTACCTCCCGGCAGTACACCGTGCCCCAGGTAGAGCTTGGGCCGGTCAGGCTGGGGAAGGCGGGCATCCGGGCCCTCTCGGAGATCGGAGCCCACGGCTTTTCATATACGTGGTACGAGGCCCGGGGCAAGCTACCCCATAGGGAGCGGCCCGATGGACCGGCCCTGCGCAACCACGCGGTGAACAGCGAGGAATTCCAGAGCAGAGACACCACGAAAAAGATATTTGAGGATAATCCAGTCATGCGCGCGCTATCCAGAAAGGGGCGAATGAAAAATGGTAAATGA
- a CDS encoding conserved hypothetical protein (Evidence 4 : Homologs of previously reported genes of unknown function): protein MARGANQKLKLPLLERTLLRETDEEHPVTVPELISALERYGIAAERKSIYDDMEALRELGLDVQSRKGRTPGWFVGERDFQLPELKLLVDAVQSCKFITARKSAELIRKLESFASRHQARALQRQVYVSGRVKTMNESVYYSIDKLHSAIAAGHAVTFKYFEYNVRKEKVFRREGKRYQVSPYGLIWDNENYYLAGYDHLNGDLRHYRVDKMAELAVTCLPRQGSEVFTDFDIASYSQKHFGMFRGREGRVTLRCENSLVGVVLDRFGQEAMLVPDGEGYFTVTVPAVVSPQFLGWLFGLGAGVKLLAPDWAAEELEKQLAAVRGQYMRTDD from the coding sequence ATGGCGAGAGGGGCCAACCAAAAGCTCAAGCTGCCCCTGCTGGAGCGGACGCTGCTGCGGGAGACCGACGAGGAGCATCCCGTGACAGTGCCTGAGCTCATCTCCGCGCTGGAAAGGTACGGGATTGCCGCCGAGCGCAAGAGCATCTACGACGATATGGAGGCCCTGCGGGAGCTGGGGCTGGATGTGCAGAGCCGTAAGGGCCGTACGCCTGGCTGGTTTGTGGGCGAGCGGGACTTTCAGCTCCCTGAGCTCAAGCTGCTGGTGGATGCGGTGCAGTCGTGCAAATTCATCACGGCCCGGAAGTCGGCCGAGCTTATCCGCAAGCTGGAGTCCTTCGCCAGCCGTCACCAGGCCCGGGCCCTCCAGCGGCAGGTCTATGTTTCCGGCCGGGTGAAGACCATGAACGAGAGCGTCTACTACTCCATCGACAAGCTGCACTCGGCCATCGCGGCGGGGCATGCGGTGACATTCAAGTACTTTGAGTACAACGTCCGTAAAGAGAAGGTCTTCCGCCGGGAGGGGAAACGCTACCAGGTCAGCCCCTACGGGCTCATCTGGGACAATGAGAACTACTATTTGGCGGGGTACGACCACTTAAACGGCGACCTGCGCCACTACAGGGTGGACAAAATGGCGGAGCTGGCCGTGACGTGCCTGCCCCGGCAGGGGAGTGAGGTGTTCACGGACTTCGACATCGCATCCTATTCGCAGAAACACTTCGGCATGTTCCGGGGCCGGGAGGGGCGGGTTACCCTTCGATGTGAGAATTCCCTGGTGGGCGTGGTGCTGGACCGCTTCGGACAGGAGGCTATGCTGGTGCCCGATGGGGAGGGGTACTTCACAGTCACGGTCCCGGCGGTGGTGAGCCCCCAGTTTTTAGGCTGGCTCTTTGGCTTGGGCGCGGGAGTCAAGCTGCTTGCCCCCGACTGGGCTGCAGAGGAGCTGGAGAAACAGCTGGCCGCGGTGCGGGGGCAGTATATGAGGACAGATGATTAA
- a CDS encoding Hydantoinase/oxoprolinase: MKVRIGIDVGGTFTDAVAINDETYELVGSVKMPTTHEAKEGVAAGIVQVLHKVMADCSLAPEDVVFIAHGTTQATNALLEGDVARVGIVTLGSGVQGLKSKSDTNIGDIELAAGKHLKSSGVFVNTGEAAALSGNIAKAVEELMAQGAQSIVATEAFSVDDPTNENAVLQACQEKGVPGTAGNDVSKLYGLKVRTRTAVINASILPKMLDTANMTEESIKNAGIESPLMVMRCDGGVMTVEEVRSRPILTILSGPAAGVAGALMYEKLTDGIFLEVGGTSTDISCVKDGNVVVKYAEVGGHKTYVNSLDVRTVGIGGGSMVELKDGKAVDAGPRSAHIANLEYECYTDPANIVNPVLKSIHPKEDDPEYAYVECDGGHRYSLTLSGAANIAGYVPEDSYARGNVEAAKKAWAPLARNMGLSVEDCARKVLEFAAAKNSKVVESLIKDYDLNKSTLTFVGGGGGAAAVVPHLAEQMGTRSKIAQNAPVISPIGVALAMVRDMVERTVPNPTEEDILSIRHEAMNKAIQSGADPNTIEVKIEVDTQHQKIRAIAVGATELRTKELSGEPKSNQALVDIAAENLKVDPSRIIVAADNGSMVAMLCQQTVKAMLFFKKRVNTLRLIDRDGVIRLQKKNAEVTSCGAGKWKSTLKRLLDDNTVHGDGGAEIPNIYIIMGRRIIDLAGMQSESQIMSLCQVELAGVQSDERLIMICTRTTENERG; encoded by the coding sequence ATGAAAGTTAGAATCGGAATCGACGTTGGCGGCACCTTTACCGACGCGGTAGCCATCAACGATGAGACATATGAGCTGGTGGGCAGCGTGAAGATGCCCACCACCCACGAGGCAAAGGAGGGCGTGGCCGCCGGTATCGTACAGGTCCTGCACAAGGTTATGGCCGACTGCAGCCTCGCCCCGGAGGATGTGGTATTTATCGCCCACGGCACCACCCAGGCCACCAACGCCCTCCTGGAAGGCGACGTGGCCCGGGTAGGCATCGTTACGCTGGGCAGCGGCGTCCAGGGTCTTAAATCCAAGAGCGACACCAACATTGGGGACATCGAGCTGGCCGCCGGGAAACACTTAAAGAGCAGCGGCGTCTTTGTCAACACGGGTGAGGCTGCAGCACTGAGCGGGAACATCGCTAAGGCGGTGGAGGAGCTTATGGCTCAGGGCGCCCAGTCGATAGTGGCTACCGAGGCCTTCAGCGTGGACGACCCCACCAACGAGAACGCCGTTCTCCAGGCCTGCCAGGAGAAGGGCGTCCCCGGTACTGCGGGCAACGACGTCTCTAAGCTTTACGGCCTGAAGGTTCGCACACGCACCGCCGTTATCAACGCCTCCATTCTGCCCAAGATGCTGGACACCGCCAATATGACGGAGGAGAGCATTAAGAACGCGGGGATCGAGTCCCCCCTCATGGTCATGCGCTGCGACGGCGGCGTTATGACGGTGGAGGAGGTGCGCAGCCGCCCCATCCTCACCATCCTCTCCGGTCCCGCCGCGGGCGTGGCGGGGGCGCTCATGTACGAAAAGCTGACCGACGGCATTTTCCTGGAGGTGGGCGGCACCAGCACCGACATCTCCTGCGTAAAGGACGGCAACGTGGTGGTCAAGTACGCCGAGGTGGGCGGACATAAGACCTATGTAAACTCTCTGGACGTGCGAACCGTGGGCATCGGCGGCGGCTCCATGGTGGAGCTGAAGGACGGTAAGGCAGTAGACGCCGGTCCCCGCAGCGCCCACATCGCGAACCTGGAGTACGAGTGCTACACCGACCCCGCCAATATTGTAAACCCGGTCCTCAAGTCCATCCACCCCAAGGAGGACGACCCGGAGTATGCCTATGTGGAGTGCGATGGAGGGCATAGGTACTCCCTCACCCTCTCCGGCGCGGCCAATATCGCCGGGTACGTCCCCGAGGACAGCTACGCCCGGGGAAATGTGGAGGCCGCCAAAAAGGCCTGGGCTCCTCTTGCCAGAAACATGGGTCTGAGCGTGGAGGACTGCGCCCGTAAGGTGCTGGAGTTCGCCGCCGCCAAGAACAGCAAAGTGGTGGAGAGCCTCATCAAGGACTACGACCTGAATAAATCCACCCTCACCTTCGTGGGCGGGGGTGGCGGCGCGGCCGCAGTGGTGCCTCATCTGGCCGAACAGATGGGCACACGGAGCAAGATTGCCCAGAACGCCCCCGTTATCTCCCCCATCGGCGTAGCCCTTGCCATGGTCCGGGACATGGTGGAGCGGACCGTGCCCAACCCCACCGAGGAGGACATTCTCTCCATCCGCCACGAGGCCATGAACAAGGCCATCCAGTCGGGGGCCGACCCCAACACCATCGAGGTCAAAATCGAGGTGGACACCCAGCACCAGAAGATCCGGGCCATCGCCGTGGGCGCCACAGAGCTGCGCACCAAGGAGCTCTCGGGAGAGCCCAAGAGCAACCAAGCGCTCGTCGACATTGCCGCCGAGAATCTGAAGGTGGATCCATCCCGGATCATAGTGGCCGCCGACAACGGCAGTATGGTGGCCATGCTGTGCCAGCAGACGGTGAAGGCCATGCTCTTCTTCAAGAAGAGGGTGAACACCCTCCGCCTCATCGACCGGGACGGGGTCATCCGCCTCCAGAAGAAAAACGCAGAGGTTACCTCCTGCGGAGCGGGAAAATGGAAGAGCACACTCAAGCGTCTCCTGGACGACAACACCGTCCACGGTGATGGCGGTGCCGAGATTCCAAACATCTATATCATCATGGGCCGGCGCATCATCGACCTGGCGGGTATGCAGAGTGAGAGCCAGATCATGTCCCTCTGCCAGGTGGAGCTGGCCGGCGTCCAGAGCGATGAGCGGCTCATCATGATCTGCACCCGCACCACAGAGAACGAAAGAGGATAA
- a CDS encoding conserved membrane hypothetical protein (Evidence 4 : Homologs of previously reported genes of unknown function), with the protein MVTGIIVVVIFLVMAALMMSKKLPALLALPIMAVLIGVAGGLPLKGDEGILTFVLSTGATKLAGTYVAILFSCWLSQILYRTGVTDTIIKKAAELGGDKPFIVALGLCIVTTFLFMVLFGTGAVAMVGAVVLPILLSVGVPPVVACNAFLAAMCGGYCLNPANISAIANITGVSMDQMTLCAGILTAACVLFFIVYLAWNFKRNGMKFAFAAPVEQEKDEAEERPHLTGIRGLLACATPLVVVLVMLVFRLDAIPIFLIGIIWAIVFTVKGKWGKYSSMLVQSCYEGFKDGAPTAGLMFGIGMIINAMTAPTTQAAIRPFMEMITPRTAVALVIFVCVLAPLGLYRGPFNLMGLGAGLAASMVAVNAVPVAALSAVFYAAYRWPSQSCPTSTQVVWASNFVGYDPVTTTNKVFLANWVVTAITVIIMVALYF; encoded by the coding sequence ATGGTAACAGGTATTATCGTAGTTGTCATCTTCCTGGTTATGGCGGCCCTCATGATGTCCAAAAAGCTGCCCGCGCTGCTGGCGCTGCCCATTATGGCGGTGCTGATCGGCGTGGCGGGCGGGCTGCCCCTCAAGGGCGACGAGGGTATTCTGACTTTCGTCCTCTCCACGGGCGCGACCAAGCTGGCCGGAACCTATGTGGCCATCCTCTTTAGCTGCTGGCTCAGCCAGATCCTCTACCGCACCGGCGTCACCGACACCATAATTAAAAAAGCCGCCGAGCTGGGCGGCGATAAGCCCTTCATCGTTGCCCTGGGCCTGTGCATCGTCACCACCTTCCTCTTCATGGTGCTCTTTGGCACCGGCGCTGTGGCCATGGTGGGCGCGGTGGTGCTGCCCATTCTGCTGTCGGTCGGAGTTCCCCCTGTAGTGGCATGCAACGCATTTCTGGCCGCAATGTGCGGCGGCTACTGCCTCAACCCCGCCAATATCTCCGCCATCGCCAACATCACCGGCGTCTCCATGGATCAGATGACCCTCTGTGCCGGCATCCTGACAGCCGCGTGCGTTCTCTTCTTTATCGTGTATCTGGCCTGGAACTTCAAGCGCAACGGCATGAAATTCGCCTTCGCCGCCCCTGTGGAGCAAGAGAAGGACGAGGCCGAGGAGCGGCCCCATCTCACCGGCATCCGGGGGCTGCTTGCCTGCGCGACCCCGCTGGTGGTGGTGCTTGTCATGCTCGTCTTCCGCCTGGACGCCATTCCCATCTTCCTCATTGGCATTATCTGGGCCATCGTTTTCACCGTCAAGGGCAAGTGGGGCAAATATTCCAGCATGCTGGTCCAGTCCTGCTATGAGGGCTTTAAGGACGGTGCGCCTACCGCCGGCCTCATGTTCGGCATCGGCATGATCATCAACGCCATGACCGCCCCCACCACCCAGGCTGCCATCCGGCCTTTCATGGAAATGATTACCCCCCGCACCGCCGTGGCCCTGGTCATCTTCGTCTGCGTACTGGCCCCCCTGGGCCTGTACCGCGGGCCGTTTAACCTGATGGGCCTGGGCGCGGGCCTTGCCGCCAGTATGGTGGCTGTCAACGCCGTGCCCGTGGCCGCCCTGTCTGCCGTGTTCTATGCCGCCTACCGCTGGCCTTCTCAGTCCTGCCCCACCTCCACCCAGGTGGTCTGGGCCTCCAACTTTGTGGGATATGATCCCGTCACCACGACCAACAAGGTCTTCCTTGCCAACTGGGTTGTGACCGCCATCACCGTTATCATTATGGTAGCCCTTTACTTCTAA
- a CDS encoding ROK family protein: MQKKTANMEIKKLNHTNIFQLLRQNSGMTKQDIVSTLQLCLPTVTQNVNELQDEGLVDESGSIGNTGGRRAKTYDIVRDARVSIGLDITRNHITVVMVDLTGAVISRTRIRQKFERTDAYYRHLGTLVEQAASDAGLAADRILGVGIGVPGLVTADHQTVFYGEILTFTGATCAEFSKYIPFPTALFNDANAAGLAESWTTGGSVNAFYLMLSNNVGGSVVIDGKVYAGQHLRSGEVGHITIIPGGRKCYCGQHGCVDAYLAATELSSLTDGSLASFFDLLSAGDEKALATWDQYLDHLALTVNNLNMLFDCPVVLGGYVGEYIGDYMDEVRGRARLLNSFESDGDYLRVCSYKTEAIAAGAALHFISLFIDSI, encoded by the coding sequence ATGCAAAAGAAAACTGCCAATATGGAGATCAAAAAGCTCAACCACACAAACATCTTTCAACTCCTGCGCCAGAATAGCGGCATGACCAAACAGGACATCGTCTCCACACTCCAGCTCTGCCTGCCCACGGTGACCCAGAACGTCAATGAGCTTCAGGACGAGGGGCTTGTAGACGAGTCGGGCAGCATCGGCAACACAGGAGGGCGCCGGGCCAAGACCTACGACATCGTTCGGGACGCCCGGGTCTCCATCGGGCTCGACATCACCCGCAACCACATCACCGTCGTCATGGTGGATCTGACGGGCGCAGTCATCTCCCGCACCAGGATCCGACAGAAGTTTGAGCGCACGGACGCTTATTACCGCCATTTGGGCACGCTGGTGGAGCAGGCCGCCAGTGACGCTGGCCTCGCGGCCGATCGCATTTTAGGCGTGGGCATCGGCGTGCCGGGCCTCGTGACCGCTGACCACCAGACCGTCTTCTACGGTGAGATTTTGACCTTTACCGGGGCCACCTGCGCCGAGTTCTCCAAGTACATCCCCTTCCCCACCGCCCTCTTTAACGATGCAAACGCCGCCGGGCTTGCAGAGAGCTGGACCACCGGCGGCAGCGTGAATGCGTTCTACCTCATGCTCTCTAACAACGTGGGTGGCTCGGTGGTCATCGACGGGAAGGTCTACGCCGGGCAGCACCTGCGCAGCGGCGAGGTGGGGCATATCACCATCATCCCCGGCGGGCGCAAGTGCTACTGCGGGCAGCACGGCTGCGTGGACGCGTACCTTGCGGCCACTGAGCTGTCTTCCCTTACCGACGGAAGCCTGGCCTCCTTCTTCGACCTTCTGAGCGCCGGGGACGAAAAAGCCCTCGCCACATGGGACCAGTATCTGGATCATCTGGCCCTCACCGTCAACAACCTCAACATGCTCTTTGACTGCCCCGTGGTCCTGGGCGGCTATGTAGGCGAGTACATCGGAGACTACATGGACGAGGTACGCGGGCGCGCCCGCCTCCTTAACTCCTTTGAAAGCGACGGGGACTATCTGCGCGTCTGCTCCTACAAGACCGAGGCCATCGCCGCCGGGGCCGCTCTGCACTTTATCTCCCTTTTCATCGACTCCATCTGA
- a CDS encoding conserved hypothetical protein (Evidence 4 : Homologs of previously reported genes of unknown function), with product MLIISTPLKADQVKEVLDGYQKDGVTIRFLQKDGMRLRFEVTGVKGYDATDLAKSIIRSHEFGNALYFSAMWQD from the coding sequence ATGCTGATTATCAGTACTCCGCTGAAGGCGGACCAGGTGAAAGAGGTGCTGGATGGCTATCAAAAGGACGGGGTGACAATCCGGTTCCTCCAGAAGGACGGCATGCGCCTGCGTTTTGAGGTAACAGGGGTAAAGGGATACGATGCCACGGACCTTGCAAAGTCCATCATACGCAGCCATGAATTCGGCAACGCCCTATACTTCAGCGCCATGTGGCAGGACTGA
- the chbF gene encoding cryptic phospho-beta-glucosidase, NAD(P)-binding (Evidence 2a : Function of homologous gene experimentally demonstrated in an other organism; PubMedId : 20042356, 9405618; Product type e : enzyme): MKKELKLAVIGGGSSYTPELIEGILQRKDCLPVRELWLVDIPEGERKVEIIAGLARRMAEAAGVELEVHATMDRRAAIAGADFVVSQFRVGGLDARAKDESIPLKYGIIGQETTGPGGFCNAMRTIPVLMDICREIEELAPQAWLINFTNPSGVNAEAILNYTKVRSMGLCNVPICMKRDLAKLLEVEPERVDADFVGLNHMTFVPAVYLDGENILPRILDLYVHGKEGPIHQKLEAISDIVWDKEFLSAMGMLTSPYHRYYYAGAKMLAEEQSDMASRGSRAMQVQKIEEELFEIYADQKLHEKPKQLEQRGGAYYSEAAVSLIDAIYNDRMEVHTVNIQNRGAITGLDYDAVIETNALIGRRGAVPLTIGKIPVRISGLIQEVKAYEQLTAKAAVERSYTGALMALMSNPFMNDYATSKAMLDEMIAAHPGYLGDLRD, encoded by the coding sequence ATGAAGAAAGAACTGAAACTGGCCGTAATCGGCGGTGGGAGCAGCTACACGCCCGAGCTCATTGAGGGCATCCTGCAGCGGAAAGACTGCCTGCCGGTGCGGGAGCTCTGGCTGGTGGACATCCCCGAGGGGGAGCGCAAGGTAGAGATCATCGCCGGGCTTGCCCGCCGCATGGCCGAGGCCGCCGGGGTGGAGTTGGAGGTGCACGCCACCATGGACCGCCGCGCCGCCATCGCCGGGGCCGACTTTGTTGTCAGCCAGTTCCGGGTGGGCGGACTGGACGCAAGGGCGAAGGACGAGAGCATCCCCCTCAAGTACGGCATCATCGGGCAGGAGACTACCGGACCGGGCGGTTTCTGCAACGCCATGCGCACCATCCCGGTTTTGATGGATATCTGCCGGGAGATAGAGGAACTCGCCCCCCAGGCCTGGCTCATCAATTTTACAAATCCCTCGGGCGTTAACGCCGAGGCCATCCTCAACTACACAAAGGTGCGCTCCATGGGGCTGTGCAACGTACCCATCTGCATGAAACGGGATCTTGCCAAGCTGCTGGAGGTTGAGCCAGAGCGGGTGGACGCCGACTTTGTGGGGCTGAACCACATGACCTTTGTCCCCGCGGTCTACCTGGACGGGGAGAACATTCTCCCCCGCATCCTGGACCTCTATGTCCATGGTAAAGAGGGCCCCATCCATCAGAAACTGGAGGCCATCTCCGACATCGTCTGGGACAAGGAATTTCTTTCGGCCATGGGGATGCTCACGAGCCCCTACCACCGCTACTACTACGCGGGTGCCAAAATGCTGGCGGAGGAGCAGAGCGACATGGCGAGCCGGGGCTCCCGGGCCATGCAGGTACAGAAGATAGAGGAGGAGCTCTTTGAAATTTACGCCGACCAGAAGCTCCATGAGAAACCAAAGCAGCTGGAGCAGCGGGGCGGCGCGTACTACTCCGAGGCCGCCGTCTCCCTCATTGATGCCATCTATAACGACCGGATGGAGGTCCACACGGTGAATATTCAAAACCGGGGGGCAATTACCGGACTGGATTATGATGCCGTTATAGAGACCAATGCCCTCATCGGGCGGCGGGGCGCGGTCCCTCTGACCATCGGGAAGATACCGGTGCGGATCTCCGGCCTTATCCAGGAGGTCAAGGCGTACGAGCAGCTCACAGCCAAAGCCGCGGTGGAGCGCAGCTACACGGGGGCCCTTATGGCTCTGATGAGCAACCCTTTCATGAACGACTACGCCACTTCGAAAGCCATGCTGGACGAGATGATCGCAGCCCACCCGGGCTATTTGGGCGACCTGCGTGATTGA